One genomic window of Denticeps clupeoides chromosome 14, fDenClu1.1, whole genome shotgun sequence includes the following:
- the LOC114803349 gene encoding neuroglobin-like, which translates to MGCATSDLSGDSRDDAPLVKLTAPQKELIKESWEHVQHDASKTGVIIFVRLFESHPECKNAFFNFREVQDLEMLRVSKELRIHGLRVMSFIEKSVARLNQPERLEQLAFDLGRKHYHYKSIPKYYMLLMMEFIRTIQPILTDCWTTELEEAWKALFLFLTGTMKKGYAEEEKKQKQGVA; encoded by the exons ATGGGCTGCGCCACGTCGGACCTGAGCGGCGACAGCCGGGACGACGCGCCGCTGGTCAAGCTCACCGCGCCGCAGAAGGAGCTGATCAAGGAGTCGTGGGAGCACGTGCAGCACGACGCGTCCAAAACCGGCGTCATCATATTCGTCAG GTTGTTTGAAAGCCATCCTGAGTGCAAAAATGCCTTCTTCAACTTCCGGGAAGTCCAAGACCTAGAGATGCTACGAGTGAGCAAGGAGCTTCGCATTCACGGCCTCCG GGTTATGTCATTCATAGAAAAGAGCGTAGCTAGACTGAACCAGCCGGAACGTCTGGAGCAGCTCGCCTTCGATCTGGGGCGGAAACATTATCACTACAAATCCATACCCAAGTACTACATG cttttgatgatggaGTTCATTCGAACCATCCAGCCAATCCTGACCGACTGTTGGACGACTGAGCTGGAAGAAGCTTGGAAG GCCTTGTTTTTGTTCCTGACTGGGACCATGAAGAAGGGATAcgcagaggaggagaaaaaacagaagcagggTGTGGCGTAG
- the cep170bb gene encoding centrosomal protein of 170 kDa protein B isoform X2: MSVTSWFLVSSSGTRHRLPREMIFVGREDCELMLQSRSVDKQHAVINYNPATDEHLVKDLGSLNGTFVNDLRIPDQTYITLKLSDVVRFGYDSHVYTLERSQHKVPEEALKHEKYTSQLQMGLKASEVKKQEILDDRAKLDKMDSKSFSETTVSRPTPLYGQPSWWGEEESGNKAGQLSDARRSEDMLPEMAKECPSNPEPEVNGSIPEYREGQAKAGVYPYHREPSYFEIPTKEGQTHSKSPAVELNEIPTKDTDGPPTATPPIVQSHASFTIEFDECTPGKIKIKDHVTKFSSRQRGKQPQPLAPMKPLAPMKPLVTAPTEVMSAESKVADWLVHSDVSMMRRRAPCEDAYSTKSDLAMHIKTLKGHHHEDGTQSDSEDPVLQEKSHHSVPSPSSVPTPHSAPRPEQPVATAPPTLAVPTGFSLSVPPPQSPPDVQAATRGTPCPPEPPSHQQAFIIEFFDDNPRKKRSQSFTHNATHTDTYSALKSKLERRKGGGQSGERPASVHGHVPPTQQMTVPLKGSGHVPQRSSSLKREKTEDSLSPGGGSSTSLSSPSSRSSPAITIKPFGSIGKKSQLAKEFAAEFLKDSAAVRGIDNSSPPPMSAPPVMMASPSHTTLPSPAEITGPSSASYPSSPSQFSQYPPVPQPQYLSSAPAAGRGPPGSPGQSAKSLPSTLPAGGGADAELKASRPARTEEEDSLSDAGTYTIETESQGKEVEEARSMIDQVFGVLDSPEYSGPTLGVYRPVIEDENDDHPGVTHSAVDLISATVQGLELSSHGVDPMQAMSGPKWVSRWASLADSYSEPGAPGTPPQAELDRDGRVRHSVTLSQSVENSESETSQGTRARRLLPQVPPTDKPDSSTPSILFHHDPHLEHGPPERVSGSPRQQESTQRLRVHDDVDHDSLSDTSRSDDGSILEKKNRRGAGSHGENSSWAKSPELPLPTPKPTSFYIGSDDCSSRQEPSRSPVASHAERDASPKMPPTTILIRHLSGPEPRRTVKPNASAPNLQTQDRDAVPTKDTSPSSGSFVRQESFTKERPSDEVQIKRLPHISSHPALRELDMAEGCQVFGRIEESTKGSSPSQPDDSLSGESDVDTASTVSMVSSKNAAQSAPKKRPSISALQKEKSSSSPSIQDKGRQPTAREQLSEKRRSHAAGDGASKAESSRRLQVRRSAGNRGSLDLSDGAQNQQQWESASSDHESGSRSSARKRLAASSPKEESSKAAGKAAQQALTRSNSLSAPRPTRASMLRRARLGEASDNEGGETDRDSHSSNHGRTPADGKKMSRLDVLAMPRKRTGSFTAPSDNESTPGKSAAAPRATEAAAPGRRTSHGDPKQGTSKGTAAAGKHPPVRTRSSGTSHSNAAGSRRRQKGSDYSSTSDEEFAASSSTQKQKGLHVSASTQTPQAAKAQPESISLEPEEDEAQNEHYQNWSTHSAEIARLSQDLAKDLAILAREIHDVAGDGDSQSSGMGTTTSPGSMPNTPASTISAREELVQHIPEAGLNYQKVPPGCSAYMDQDSNMNDDHDTKRRPWNREEVILDNLMLNPVSQLSQAIRENTEQLAEKMKVLFHSKTDIWEEIEAKINAENEVPILKTSNKEISSILKELRRVQKQLEVINTIVEPSGCPKTTTAKPPAAAGTTRSASKTKTSSNTGGFPRSANISDGSKRAV; this comes from the exons TCCCGCAGTGTAGATAAGCAGCATGCCGTCATCAACTACAACCCTGCCACTGATGAACACCTTGTCAAAGACCTCGGCAGCCTCAATGGG ACCTTCGTGAACGACCTCCGGATCCCAGACCAAACGTACATTACACTGAAGCTGTCGGACGTGGTCCGCTTCGGATATG ATTCTCATGTATACACTCTGGAGAGGAGTCAGCACAAAGTGCCAGAAGAAGCACTCAAG CACGAGAAGTACACCAGTCAGCTCCAGATGGGGCTGAAGGCGTCTGAAGTTAAAAAGCAGGAGATACTGGACGACCGGGCCAAGCTGGACAAGATGGATTCCAAGAGCTTCTCAG AAACCACAGTGTCCAGGCCCACGCCCCTGTATGGCCAGCCGTCATGGTGGGGCGAGGAGGAGTCTGGGAACAAGGCAGGTCAACTGAGCGACGCTCGAAGGTCCGAGGATATGCTCCCAG AAATGGCTAAAGAGTGCCCGAGCAACCCCGAGCCCGAAGTCAACGGCTCCATCCCTGAGTACCGAGAAGGCCAGGCCAAGGCGGGGGTCTACCCTTATCATCGGGAGCCCAGCTACTTCGAAATCCCCACCAAGGAGGGCCAGACCCACAGCAAATCGCCGGCGGTGGAGCTGAACGAAATTCCCACCAAAGACACAGACGGTCCACCCACAGCCACGCCCCCTATCGTGCAGAGCCACGCCTCCTTCACAATAGAGTTCGACGAGTGCACACCCGGCAAGATCAAGATCAAAGACCACGTGACCAAGTTCTCGTCACGTCAGCGCGGCAAGCAGCCGCAGCCGCTGGCGCCCATGAAGCCGCTGGCGCCCATGAAGCCGCTGGTCACAGCGCCCACTGAGGTGATGTCCGCCGAGAGCAAAGTGGCCGATTGGCTGGTGCACAGCGATGTCAGCATGATGCGCAGGCGGGCGCCGTGTGAAGACGCCTACAGTACCAAGAGCGACTTGGCCATGCACATCAAGACACTCAAAg gTCACCACCATGAAGACGGCACCCAGAGTGATTCCGAGGATCCTGTCCTGCAAGAGAAGTCCCACCATTCTGTCCCTTCGCCCTCGTCCGTTCCAACACCGCACTCGGCGCCGAGGCCTGAGCAGCCTGTCGCCACGGCGCCACCAACGCTCGCCGTTCCCACCGGCTTCTCCCTCAGCGTCCCGCCACCCCAGTCCCCACCGGACGTGCAGGCCGCCACGCGGGGTACACCGTGTCCCCCCGAGCCCCCGAGCCACCAGCAGGCCTTCATCATCGAGTTTTTCGACGACAACCCCCGGAAGAAGCGCTCGCAGTCTTTCACCCACAATGCCACCCACACGGACACGTACTCCGCCCTCAAGTCCAAGCTGGAGCGCCGCAAGGGCGGCGGCCAGAGCGGGGAGCGGCCGGCCTCCGTCCACGGCCACGTCCCGCCCACCCAGCAGATGACGGTGCCACTGAAGGGCTCCGGACATGTCCCCCAGAGGTCCAGCTCCCTCAAGCGGGAGAAGACGGAGGACTCGCTGAGCCCCGGAGGAGGCAGCAGCACCTCGCTCTCGTCCCCGTCGTCCCGCTCCTCGCCGGCCATCACCATCAAGCCATTTGGCAGCATAGGCAAGAAGTCTCAGCTCGCCAAGGAGTTCGCCGCGGAGTTCCTGAAGGACTCGGCGGCTGTACGCGGGATCGACAACAGCTCGCCGCCGCCGATGTCGGCGCCACCGGTTATGATGGCGTCCCCCTCGCATACCACGCTCCCGTCGCCGGCGGAGATCACGGGACCCTCTTCCGCCTCCTACCCTTCCTCCCCCTCGCAGTTCAGTCAGTACCCGCCTGTTCCTCAGCCCCAGTACCTCAGCTCTGCTCCAGCGGCAGGGCGTGGCCCGCCAGGCTCCCCGGGCCAGTCTGCCAAGTCCCTCCCGTCCACGCTGCCCGCTGGCGGCGGCGCCGATGCCGAGCTGAAGGCATCGAGGCCGGCGAGgactgaggaggaggacagcctGAGTGACGCAGGCACCTACACCATCGAGACGGAGTCCCAAGGGAAGGAAGTGGAGGAGGCCCGCAGCATGATCGACCAG GTGTTTGGGGTGCTGGACTCCCCTGAATACAGCGGCCCAACCTTGGGGGTGTACAGGCCTGTCATTGAAGATGAGAATGATGATCACCCCGGCGTCACCCACAGCGCCGTGGATTTGATATCAGCGACCGTCCAGGGCCTTGAACTCTCCAGCCATGGAGTGGATCCCATGCAG gcTATGAGCGGTCCAAAATGGGTTTCCCGGTGGGCCAGTCTGGCAGACAGCTACAGTGAACCTGGAGCACCGGGTACTCCACCACAAGCAGAGCTGGATAGAG ATGGAAGAGTGAGACATTCAGTGACCCTGAGCCAAAGTGTAGAGAATTCAGAGTCAGAGACCAGCCAGGGCACAAGGGCAAGACGTCTTCTGCCTCAGGTTCCTCCGACAGACAAACCCGATTCCTCCACTCCAAGCATCCTGTTCCATCACGATCCACATCTAGAACACGGGCCCCCAGAGAGAGTCTCTGGTTCACCGAGACAACAGGAATCCACTCAGAGGCTGAGGGTGCATGACGACGTCGACCACGACAGCCTGAGTGACACCAGCCGGTCCGATGACGGCTCTATTTTGGAAAAGAAGAACAGGAGAGGAGCAGGTTCGCATGGAGAGAACAGCTCTTGGGCCAAGTCACCAGAGTTGCCGTTACCAACCCCCAAACCGACCTCCTTCTACATTGGATCTGATGATTGCTCAAGCAGGCAGGAGCCTTCACGAAGCCCGGTGGCTTCTCATGCTGAGAGAGACGCTTCGCCGAAAATGCCTCCGACTACCATTCTAATCCGGCATCTCAGTGGCCCTGAACCCAGACGCACGGTCAAGCCCAATGCCTCGGCTCCCAACCTCCAAACACAAGACCGGGACGCCGTGCCCACCAAAGACACGTCACCGTCCTCGGGCTCTTTTGTCAGGCAGGAGAGCTTCACCAAAGAGAGGCCCAGTGACGAGGTCCAGATAAAGAGGCTTCCTCATATCTCCAGCCACCCGGCCCTGAGGGAGCTGGACATGGCTGAAGGTTGCCAGGTGTTTGGCCGGATCGAAGAATCGACGAAAGGAAGCTCTCCCAGCCAGCCTGATGACTCTCTGTCGGGGGAGTCGGACGTGGACACGGCCAGCACCGTCAGCATGGTGAGCAGCAAGAACGCCGCGCAGTCCGCGCCGAAGAAGCGCCCGTCCATCAGCGCCCTCCAGAAAGAGAAGTCCTCGTCCAGCCCGTCCATCCAGGACAAGGGCCGGCAGCCGACGGCTCGCGAGCAGCTCTCCGAGAAACGGCGGAGCCACGCTGCTGGCGACGGTGCCTCCAAAGCCGAGTCCTCCAGACGCCTGCAGGTCCGCCGCAGTGCCGGCAACCGAGGCTCCTTGGACTTGTCTGACGGCGCCCAAAACCAGCAGCAGTGGGAAAGCGCTTCCTCCGACCACGAGTCCGGCTCGCGCTCTTCCGCTCGCAAGAGACTCGCCGCCTCGTCGCCGAAGGAGGAATCCTCCAAAGCTGCCGGTAAAGCCGCCCAGCAGGCTCTGACTCGTTCCAACAGCCTTTCGGCGCCTCGGCCTACCCGAGCCTCCATGCTGAGACGAGCCCGACTAGGGGAGGCCTCGGACAACGAGGGCGGCGAAACCGACCGGGACTCCCACAGCTCCAATCACGGCAGGACGCCGGCCGATGGCAAAAAAATGTCCAGGCTGGACGTGCTGGCAATGCCGCGCAAACGCACCGGGTCGTTCACTGCCCCGAGCGACAACGAGTCCACGCCAGGCAAGTCGGCCGCAGCGCCTCGCGCGACGGAGGCCGCCGCTCCTGGCCGGAGAACCTCCCATGGGGACCCGAAGCAGGGGACGAGCAAGGGAACCGCGGCGGCGGGAAAGCATCCTCCCGTCCGAACCCGGTCGAGCGGCACCAGTCACAGCAACGCAGCTG GCTCCAGACGGAGACAGAAGGGCTCGGATTACTCCTCTACCTCTGATGAAGAATTTGCAGCATCCTCCAGCACCCAGAAACAGAAGGGTTTACACGTATCAGCATCCACCCAGACGCCACAGGCTGCCAAGGCTCAGCCCGAATCGATTTCTTTGGAACCGGAGGAGGACGAAGCCCAGAACGAGCATTACCAAAACTGGTCCACCCACAGCGCTGAGATAGCCAG GTTGAGTCAGGATCTGGCAAAGGATTTGGCCATTCTCGCTCGTGAGATCCATGATGTGGCCGGGGATGGTGACTCCCAGAGCTCAGGCATGGGGACCACCACATCTCCTGGTTCCATGCCCAACACGCCTGCCTCTACCATTTCTGCCCGGGAAGAG TTAGTGCAGCATATCCCCGAGGCCGGGCTGAATTACCAGAAAGTCCCACCAGGCTGTTCGGCCTACATGGACCAGGATTCCAACATGAACGATGACCACGACACTAAACGGCGTCCTTGGAACAGGGAAGAG GTTATTCTGGACAACCTGATGCTAAATCCAGTGTCGCAGCTGTCTCAGGCTATCCGGGAGAACACAGAGCAACTGGCTGAGAAGATGAA AGTCCTGTTCCACAGCAAAACTGACATCTGGGAAGAGATTGAAGCAAAGATCAACGCTGAAAATGAAGTGCCCATTCTGAAAACATCTAACAAG GAAATTTCCTCAATTCTGAAAGAACTGAGACGAGTTCAGAAACAGTTAGAAG TGATCAACACCATTGTGGAGCCCAGCGGATGTCCTAAAACAACCACCGCCAaacctcctgcagcagcagggacCACCAGGTCTGCATCCAAGACCAAGACCAGCAGTAACACCGGCGGTTTCCCAAGGTCCGCCAACATCAGCGACGGCAGCAAGAGGGCCGTTTGA
- the cep170bb gene encoding centrosomal protein of 170 kDa protein B isoform X1 — translation MSVTSWFLVSSSGTRHRLPREMIFVGREDCELMLQSRSVDKQHAVINYNPATDEHLVKDLGSLNGTFVNDLRIPDQTYITLKLSDVVRFGYDSHVYTLERSQHKVPEEALKHEKYTSQLQMGLKASEVKKQEILDDRAKLDKMDSKSFSETTVSRPTPLYGQPSWWGEEESGNKAGQLSDARRSEDMLPEMAKECPSNPEPEVNGSIPEYREGQAKAGVYPYHREPSYFEIPTKEGQTHSKSPAVELNEIPTKDTDGPPTATPPIVQSHASFTIEFDECTPGKIKIKDHVTKFSSRQRGKQPQPLAPMKPLAPMKPLVTAPTEVMSAESKVADWLVHSDVSMMRRRAPCEDAYSTKSDLAMHIKTLKGHHHEDGTQSDSEDPVLQEKSHHSVPSPSSVPTPHSAPRPEQPVATAPPTLAVPTGFSLSVPPPQSPPDVQAATRGTPCPPEPPSHQQAFIIEFFDDNPRKKRSQSFTHNATHTDTYSALKSKLERRKGGGQSGERPASVHGHVPPTQQMTVPLKGSGHVPQRSSSLKREKTEDSLSPGGGSSTSLSSPSSRSSPAITIKPFGSIGKKSQLAKEFAAEFLKDSAAVRGIDNSSPPPMSAPPVMMASPSHTTLPSPAEITGPSSASYPSSPSQFSQYPPVPQPQYLSSAPAAGRGPPGSPGQSAKSLPSTLPAGGGADAELKASRPARTEEEDSLSDAGTYTIETESQGKEVEEARSMIDQVFGVLDSPEYSGPTLGVYRPVIEDENDDHPGVTHSAVDLISATVQGLELSSHGVDPMQAMSGPKWVSRWASLADSYSEPGAPGTPPQAELDRDGRVRHSVTLSQSVENSESETSQGTRARRLLPQVPPTDKPDSSTPSILFHHDPHLEHGPPERVSGSPRQQESTQRLRVHDDVDHDSLSDTSRSDDGSILEKKNRRGAGSHGENSSWAKSPELPLPTPKPTSFYIGSDDCSSRQEPSRSPVASHAERDASPKMPPTTILIRHLSGPEPRRTVKPNASAPNLQTQDRDAVPTKDTSPSSGSFVRQESFTKERPSDEVQIKRLPHISSHPALRELDMAEGCQVFGRIEESTKGSSPSQPDDSLSGESDVDTASTVSMVSSKNAAQSAPKKRPSISALQKEKSSSSPSIQDKGRQPTAREQLSEKRRSHAAGDGASKAESSRRLQVRRSAGNRGSLDLSDGAQNQQQWESASSDHESGSRSSARKRLAASSPKEESSKAAGKAAQQALTRSNSLSAPRPTRASMLRRARLGEASDNEGGETDRDSHSSNHGRTPADGKKMSRLDVLAMPRKRTGSFTAPSDNESTPGKSAAAPRATEAAAPGRRTSHGDPKQGTSKGTAAAGKHPPVRTRSSGTSHSNAAGSRRRQKGSDYSSTSDEEFAASSSTQKQKGLHVSASTQTPQAAKAQPESISLEPEEDEAQNEHYQNWSTHSAEIARLSQDLAKDLAILAREIHDVAGDGDSQSSGMGTTTSPGSMPNTPASTISAREERPYASLQGLPSSQLVQHIPEAGLNYQKVPPGCSAYMDQDSNMNDDHDTKRRPWNREEVILDNLMLNPVSQLSQAIRENTEQLAEKMKVLFHSKTDIWEEIEAKINAENEVPILKTSNKEISSILKELRRVQKQLEVINTIVEPSGCPKTTTAKPPAAAGTTRSASKTKTSSNTGGFPRSANISDGSKRAV, via the exons TCCCGCAGTGTAGATAAGCAGCATGCCGTCATCAACTACAACCCTGCCACTGATGAACACCTTGTCAAAGACCTCGGCAGCCTCAATGGG ACCTTCGTGAACGACCTCCGGATCCCAGACCAAACGTACATTACACTGAAGCTGTCGGACGTGGTCCGCTTCGGATATG ATTCTCATGTATACACTCTGGAGAGGAGTCAGCACAAAGTGCCAGAAGAAGCACTCAAG CACGAGAAGTACACCAGTCAGCTCCAGATGGGGCTGAAGGCGTCTGAAGTTAAAAAGCAGGAGATACTGGACGACCGGGCCAAGCTGGACAAGATGGATTCCAAGAGCTTCTCAG AAACCACAGTGTCCAGGCCCACGCCCCTGTATGGCCAGCCGTCATGGTGGGGCGAGGAGGAGTCTGGGAACAAGGCAGGTCAACTGAGCGACGCTCGAAGGTCCGAGGATATGCTCCCAG AAATGGCTAAAGAGTGCCCGAGCAACCCCGAGCCCGAAGTCAACGGCTCCATCCCTGAGTACCGAGAAGGCCAGGCCAAGGCGGGGGTCTACCCTTATCATCGGGAGCCCAGCTACTTCGAAATCCCCACCAAGGAGGGCCAGACCCACAGCAAATCGCCGGCGGTGGAGCTGAACGAAATTCCCACCAAAGACACAGACGGTCCACCCACAGCCACGCCCCCTATCGTGCAGAGCCACGCCTCCTTCACAATAGAGTTCGACGAGTGCACACCCGGCAAGATCAAGATCAAAGACCACGTGACCAAGTTCTCGTCACGTCAGCGCGGCAAGCAGCCGCAGCCGCTGGCGCCCATGAAGCCGCTGGCGCCCATGAAGCCGCTGGTCACAGCGCCCACTGAGGTGATGTCCGCCGAGAGCAAAGTGGCCGATTGGCTGGTGCACAGCGATGTCAGCATGATGCGCAGGCGGGCGCCGTGTGAAGACGCCTACAGTACCAAGAGCGACTTGGCCATGCACATCAAGACACTCAAAg gTCACCACCATGAAGACGGCACCCAGAGTGATTCCGAGGATCCTGTCCTGCAAGAGAAGTCCCACCATTCTGTCCCTTCGCCCTCGTCCGTTCCAACACCGCACTCGGCGCCGAGGCCTGAGCAGCCTGTCGCCACGGCGCCACCAACGCTCGCCGTTCCCACCGGCTTCTCCCTCAGCGTCCCGCCACCCCAGTCCCCACCGGACGTGCAGGCCGCCACGCGGGGTACACCGTGTCCCCCCGAGCCCCCGAGCCACCAGCAGGCCTTCATCATCGAGTTTTTCGACGACAACCCCCGGAAGAAGCGCTCGCAGTCTTTCACCCACAATGCCACCCACACGGACACGTACTCCGCCCTCAAGTCCAAGCTGGAGCGCCGCAAGGGCGGCGGCCAGAGCGGGGAGCGGCCGGCCTCCGTCCACGGCCACGTCCCGCCCACCCAGCAGATGACGGTGCCACTGAAGGGCTCCGGACATGTCCCCCAGAGGTCCAGCTCCCTCAAGCGGGAGAAGACGGAGGACTCGCTGAGCCCCGGAGGAGGCAGCAGCACCTCGCTCTCGTCCCCGTCGTCCCGCTCCTCGCCGGCCATCACCATCAAGCCATTTGGCAGCATAGGCAAGAAGTCTCAGCTCGCCAAGGAGTTCGCCGCGGAGTTCCTGAAGGACTCGGCGGCTGTACGCGGGATCGACAACAGCTCGCCGCCGCCGATGTCGGCGCCACCGGTTATGATGGCGTCCCCCTCGCATACCACGCTCCCGTCGCCGGCGGAGATCACGGGACCCTCTTCCGCCTCCTACCCTTCCTCCCCCTCGCAGTTCAGTCAGTACCCGCCTGTTCCTCAGCCCCAGTACCTCAGCTCTGCTCCAGCGGCAGGGCGTGGCCCGCCAGGCTCCCCGGGCCAGTCTGCCAAGTCCCTCCCGTCCACGCTGCCCGCTGGCGGCGGCGCCGATGCCGAGCTGAAGGCATCGAGGCCGGCGAGgactgaggaggaggacagcctGAGTGACGCAGGCACCTACACCATCGAGACGGAGTCCCAAGGGAAGGAAGTGGAGGAGGCCCGCAGCATGATCGACCAG GTGTTTGGGGTGCTGGACTCCCCTGAATACAGCGGCCCAACCTTGGGGGTGTACAGGCCTGTCATTGAAGATGAGAATGATGATCACCCCGGCGTCACCCACAGCGCCGTGGATTTGATATCAGCGACCGTCCAGGGCCTTGAACTCTCCAGCCATGGAGTGGATCCCATGCAG gcTATGAGCGGTCCAAAATGGGTTTCCCGGTGGGCCAGTCTGGCAGACAGCTACAGTGAACCTGGAGCACCGGGTACTCCACCACAAGCAGAGCTGGATAGAG ATGGAAGAGTGAGACATTCAGTGACCCTGAGCCAAAGTGTAGAGAATTCAGAGTCAGAGACCAGCCAGGGCACAAGGGCAAGACGTCTTCTGCCTCAGGTTCCTCCGACAGACAAACCCGATTCCTCCACTCCAAGCATCCTGTTCCATCACGATCCACATCTAGAACACGGGCCCCCAGAGAGAGTCTCTGGTTCACCGAGACAACAGGAATCCACTCAGAGGCTGAGGGTGCATGACGACGTCGACCACGACAGCCTGAGTGACACCAGCCGGTCCGATGACGGCTCTATTTTGGAAAAGAAGAACAGGAGAGGAGCAGGTTCGCATGGAGAGAACAGCTCTTGGGCCAAGTCACCAGAGTTGCCGTTACCAACCCCCAAACCGACCTCCTTCTACATTGGATCTGATGATTGCTCAAGCAGGCAGGAGCCTTCACGAAGCCCGGTGGCTTCTCATGCTGAGAGAGACGCTTCGCCGAAAATGCCTCCGACTACCATTCTAATCCGGCATCTCAGTGGCCCTGAACCCAGACGCACGGTCAAGCCCAATGCCTCGGCTCCCAACCTCCAAACACAAGACCGGGACGCCGTGCCCACCAAAGACACGTCACCGTCCTCGGGCTCTTTTGTCAGGCAGGAGAGCTTCACCAAAGAGAGGCCCAGTGACGAGGTCCAGATAAAGAGGCTTCCTCATATCTCCAGCCACCCGGCCCTGAGGGAGCTGGACATGGCTGAAGGTTGCCAGGTGTTTGGCCGGATCGAAGAATCGACGAAAGGAAGCTCTCCCAGCCAGCCTGATGACTCTCTGTCGGGGGAGTCGGACGTGGACACGGCCAGCACCGTCAGCATGGTGAGCAGCAAGAACGCCGCGCAGTCCGCGCCGAAGAAGCGCCCGTCCATCAGCGCCCTCCAGAAAGAGAAGTCCTCGTCCAGCCCGTCCATCCAGGACAAGGGCCGGCAGCCGACGGCTCGCGAGCAGCTCTCCGAGAAACGGCGGAGCCACGCTGCTGGCGACGGTGCCTCCAAAGCCGAGTCCTCCAGACGCCTGCAGGTCCGCCGCAGTGCCGGCAACCGAGGCTCCTTGGACTTGTCTGACGGCGCCCAAAACCAGCAGCAGTGGGAAAGCGCTTCCTCCGACCACGAGTCCGGCTCGCGCTCTTCCGCTCGCAAGAGACTCGCCGCCTCGTCGCCGAAGGAGGAATCCTCCAAAGCTGCCGGTAAAGCCGCCCAGCAGGCTCTGACTCGTTCCAACAGCCTTTCGGCGCCTCGGCCTACCCGAGCCTCCATGCTGAGACGAGCCCGACTAGGGGAGGCCTCGGACAACGAGGGCGGCGAAACCGACCGGGACTCCCACAGCTCCAATCACGGCAGGACGCCGGCCGATGGCAAAAAAATGTCCAGGCTGGACGTGCTGGCAATGCCGCGCAAACGCACCGGGTCGTTCACTGCCCCGAGCGACAACGAGTCCACGCCAGGCAAGTCGGCCGCAGCGCCTCGCGCGACGGAGGCCGCCGCTCCTGGCCGGAGAACCTCCCATGGGGACCCGAAGCAGGGGACGAGCAAGGGAACCGCGGCGGCGGGAAAGCATCCTCCCGTCCGAACCCGGTCGAGCGGCACCAGTCACAGCAACGCAGCTG GCTCCAGACGGAGACAGAAGGGCTCGGATTACTCCTCTACCTCTGATGAAGAATTTGCAGCATCCTCCAGCACCCAGAAACAGAAGGGTTTACACGTATCAGCATCCACCCAGACGCCACAGGCTGCCAAGGCTCAGCCCGAATCGATTTCTTTGGAACCGGAGGAGGACGAAGCCCAGAACGAGCATTACCAAAACTGGTCCACCCACAGCGCTGAGATAGCCAG GTTGAGTCAGGATCTGGCAAAGGATTTGGCCATTCTCGCTCGTGAGATCCATGATGTGGCCGGGGATGGTGACTCCCAGAGCTCAGGCATGGGGACCACCACATCTCCTGGTTCCATGCCCAACACGCCTGCCTCTACCATTTCTGCCCGGGAAGAG AGGCCATATGCATCATTACAGGGGCTCCCATCATCTCAG TTAGTGCAGCATATCCCCGAGGCCGGGCTGAATTACCAGAAAGTCCCACCAGGCTGTTCGGCCTACATGGACCAGGATTCCAACATGAACGATGACCACGACACTAAACGGCGTCCTTGGAACAGGGAAGAG GTTATTCTGGACAACCTGATGCTAAATCCAGTGTCGCAGCTGTCTCAGGCTATCCGGGAGAACACAGAGCAACTGGCTGAGAAGATGAA AGTCCTGTTCCACAGCAAAACTGACATCTGGGAAGAGATTGAAGCAAAGATCAACGCTGAAAATGAAGTGCCCATTCTGAAAACATCTAACAAG GAAATTTCCTCAATTCTGAAAGAACTGAGACGAGTTCAGAAACAGTTAGAAG TGATCAACACCATTGTGGAGCCCAGCGGATGTCCTAAAACAACCACCGCCAaacctcctgcagcagcagggacCACCAGGTCTGCATCCAAGACCAAGACCAGCAGTAACACCGGCGGTTTCCCAAGGTCCGCCAACATCAGCGACGGCAGCAAGAGGGCCGTTTGA